One window of Streptomyces sp. NBC_00273 genomic DNA carries:
- a CDS encoding ATP-grasp domain-containing protein, translated as MGTARIAVVTSKGGADQDADLPLILTALRAAGLYAQAVAWDADTPRWDGYDLAVIRSTWDYADRLAEFLAWADATAEVTRLWNPAPLVRWNSDKRYLLELAARGVPVVPTRVVEPGGVCDAADFDGPHGVVVKPAVSSGARDTARYEPGRRADAERHARMLLDQGRTAIVQPYLPLVEEGERALVFFGGTFSHAIRKQALLTEAGLIDNFRVPHPGAAPYQPSEAELRTARAALAAVPAPGDLLFARVDLTLNEAREPVVMELELIEPNLFLGINPQGLGRFAEAVAAAVATGR; from the coding sequence ATGGGTACGGCGAGGATCGCGGTCGTGACGAGCAAGGGCGGCGCAGACCAGGACGCGGACCTCCCGCTGATCCTGACGGCGTTGCGCGCCGCGGGCCTGTACGCGCAGGCGGTGGCCTGGGACGCGGACACACCGCGCTGGGACGGCTACGACCTCGCGGTCATCCGGTCGACCTGGGACTACGCGGACCGGCTCGCGGAGTTCCTGGCCTGGGCGGACGCGACGGCCGAGGTCACCCGGCTGTGGAATCCGGCGCCGCTGGTGCGCTGGAACAGCGACAAGCGCTATCTACTGGAGCTCGCCGCGCGCGGAGTCCCGGTCGTACCGACCCGGGTCGTCGAACCGGGCGGGGTCTGCGACGCAGCGGACTTCGACGGGCCGCACGGGGTGGTGGTCAAGCCGGCCGTCTCCTCGGGCGCACGGGACACCGCGCGCTACGAGCCGGGCCGCCGGGCGGACGCCGAGCGCCACGCGCGGATGCTGCTGGACCAGGGCCGTACCGCGATCGTCCAGCCGTACCTGCCACTGGTGGAGGAGGGGGAGCGGGCGCTGGTCTTCTTCGGCGGCACCTTCAGCCACGCGATCCGCAAGCAGGCCCTGCTGACGGAGGCGGGGCTGATCGACAACTTCCGGGTGCCGCACCCCGGTGCCGCCCCCTACCAGCCGTCCGAGGCGGAGCTCCGTACGGCACGGGCGGCGCTGGCCGCGGTTCCCGCCCCGGGCGACCTGCTCTTCGCCCGGGTGGACCTGACGCTGAACGAGGCCAGGGAACCGGTGGTCATGGAGCTGGAACTCATCGAACCGAACCTGTTTCTGGGCATCAACCCGCAGGGGCTCGGGCGCTTCGCCGAGGCGGTCGCCGCCGCGGTGGCCACGGGCCGGTAG
- a CDS encoding RICIN domain-containing protein produces MTGRRRRPAAAADHRRKPRRLILVTAATAAAGLIAAGIAYSGIGDGAQAAAPVVEAAAEAPAAAPARDQEPDPISAAPANETASGMIYDGLQAAPKGDRCVGVYRTDTGLCTHGPDAPPKGVDITKDIPPAVKEAAPAADPARPAADDPASKEGDGRPQDAPAADASTATKASAPEPAAAAAAPGSQNVAAGPAGQTVQCDGDGSTGNRVQVVYVHAPGKDRYSEYVASFRKWAADADLIYSASAQETGGVRHIRYVTAADCTPTVLNIELPASALSEFSATNNALAGKGLDRRDRKYMIFADTQVYCGIGTFAGDERPGQANQSNFGPSYGRTDSGCWGGHTAAHELGHNLGAVNNSAPNTSRGAHCTDEYDVMCYSDTPYYPQMRNICTNQASENILDCNHDDYFHTSPKPGSYLATHWNIADNQFLMKSKGGGGGTDPGPNPSPTPTKKPSPTPTKKPSGGPAVTAGQIQSTSVVVSWPKVDGASWYAVQLNGKHLTWVQSQVLRIYNLQPNTAYKVTVSVRDSAGRDSGPGKAASFRTTGAGGGTTTPGTKYVLGNGSSGMAAELWGGRTADGTVLVGGRANGYAQQQWYFDDAGNGQVRIKSAASGKCLQPGGTPAAGMWVAQQPCAGGNGAQAWKLTSRGGAVTVTDPSGGFALTVSNRPYYGYWLLDLQRADGRATQAWTLQKSG; encoded by the coding sequence ATGACAGGACGTCGCAGACGGCCTGCCGCCGCCGCCGACCACCGCCGCAAACCCCGGCGGTTGATACTCGTCACCGCCGCCACGGCGGCGGCGGGGCTGATAGCCGCAGGCATCGCCTACTCCGGAATCGGCGACGGCGCCCAGGCGGCGGCTCCCGTGGTGGAGGCCGCCGCAGAGGCACCCGCCGCCGCACCGGCCCGTGACCAGGAGCCGGATCCGATCTCGGCCGCGCCCGCCAACGAGACCGCGAGCGGCATGATCTACGACGGCCTCCAGGCCGCGCCGAAGGGCGACCGGTGCGTGGGTGTCTACCGCACCGACACCGGGCTGTGCACCCACGGCCCCGACGCCCCGCCCAAGGGCGTCGACATCACGAAGGACATCCCGCCCGCCGTCAAGGAGGCCGCTCCGGCGGCCGATCCGGCCCGCCCCGCGGCCGATGACCCGGCGAGCAAGGAAGGCGACGGGCGTCCTCAGGACGCGCCCGCGGCCGATGCGTCGACGGCCACCAAGGCCTCCGCACCCGAGCCCGCAGCCGCAGCCGCCGCGCCCGGCAGCCAGAACGTCGCAGCCGGCCCCGCCGGCCAGACCGTCCAGTGCGACGGCGACGGCAGCACCGGCAACCGCGTGCAGGTCGTCTACGTCCACGCACCGGGCAAGGACCGCTACTCCGAGTACGTCGCCTCGTTCCGCAAGTGGGCGGCCGACGCCGACCTCATCTACTCGGCGAGCGCCCAGGAGACCGGCGGGGTACGTCACATCCGCTATGTGACGGCCGCCGACTGCACCCCCACCGTGCTCAACATCGAGCTCCCGGCCTCGGCCCTCAGCGAGTTCAGCGCGACCAACAACGCGCTCGCCGGCAAGGGCCTCGACCGTCGCGACCGCAAGTACATGATCTTCGCCGACACCCAGGTCTACTGCGGCATCGGCACCTTCGCGGGCGACGAGCGGCCCGGCCAGGCCAACCAGAGCAACTTCGGCCCCTCCTACGGGCGCACCGACTCCGGCTGCTGGGGCGGTCACACCGCCGCGCACGAGCTCGGCCACAACCTGGGCGCGGTCAACAACAGCGCCCCGAACACCAGCCGTGGCGCGCACTGCACCGACGAGTACGACGTCATGTGCTACTCGGACACCCCGTACTACCCGCAGATGCGCAACATCTGCACCAACCAGGCGTCCGAGAACATCCTGGACTGCAACCACGACGACTACTTCCACACCAGTCCCAAGCCCGGAAGCTACCTGGCCACGCACTGGAACATCGCGGACAACCAGTTCCTGATGAAGAGCAAGGGCGGCGGTGGCGGCACGGACCCCGGTCCGAACCCCTCCCCCACGCCCACCAAGAAGCCCTCGCCGACGCCGACCAAGAAGCCCTCCGGCGGACCGGCCGTCACGGCGGGCCAGATCCAGTCCACCTCGGTCGTCGTGAGCTGGCCCAAGGTCGACGGGGCGTCCTGGTACGCGGTGCAGCTGAACGGCAAGCACCTGACGTGGGTCCAGTCCCAGGTGCTGCGCATCTACAACCTGCAGCCCAACACCGCCTACAAGGTCACCGTCTCGGTCCGCGACAGCGCCGGCCGTGACAGCGGCCCCGGCAAGGCCGCGTCCTTCCGTACGACGGGTGCGGGCGGCGGCACGACCACTCCGGGCACCAAGTACGTGCTCGGCAACGGCAGCAGCGGCATGGCCGCGGAGCTGTGGGGCGGCCGCACCGCCGACGGCACCGTCCTCGTGGGCGGCCGCGCCAACGGGTACGCCCAGCAGCAGTGGTACTTCGACGACGCGGGCAACGGCCAGGTGCGCATCAAGTCCGCCGCCTCCGGCAAGTGCCTCCAGCCGGGCGGCACCCCCGCCGCGGGCATGTGGGTCGCCCAGCAGCCCTGCGCGGGCGGCAACGGCGCGCAGGCCTGGAAGCTGACGTCCCGCGGTGGCGCGGTGACCGTGACGGACCCGAGCGGCGGCTTCGCCCTCACCGTCAGCAACCGCCCCTACTACGGGTACTGGCTGCTCGACCTCCAGCGTGCGGACGGCCGCGCGACGCAGGCCTGGACCCTGCAGAAGTCCGGCTGA
- a CDS encoding RNA polymerase sigma-70 factor, whose amino-acid sequence MSGRDTDTATDSFVAHRNLLFTVAYEVLGSAADAEDVLQETWMRWAEVDVEQVRDRRAYLVRITTRQALNRLRSMTRRKEAYVGPWLPEPLLTAPDVAEDAELAESVSMAMMLVLETLSPTERAVFVLREVFDVGYAEIAAAVDRSPAAVRQIAHRARRHVDARRPREVVPPGQTRAALESFRHALETGDLQGLLDVLAPEAVFVGDGGGVKQAAARPIVSADKVARFIIGGTAKNGAALSSVLTTVNGNPALALHLDGEFDGIMAIRLEDARITGIYYVRNPQKLTRVASETPLSLR is encoded by the coding sequence GTGAGCGGCCGGGACACCGACACGGCGACCGATTCCTTCGTCGCCCATCGCAACCTGCTGTTCACCGTCGCCTACGAGGTGCTCGGCTCGGCGGCCGACGCCGAGGACGTTCTCCAGGAGACCTGGATGCGCTGGGCGGAGGTCGACGTGGAGCAGGTGCGCGACCGGCGCGCCTACCTGGTCCGGATCACGACCCGGCAGGCGCTCAACAGGCTGCGCAGCATGACCCGTCGCAAGGAGGCGTACGTCGGCCCCTGGCTGCCCGAACCGCTGCTCACCGCGCCGGACGTGGCCGAGGACGCCGAGCTCGCCGAGAGCGTGTCGATGGCGATGATGCTGGTGCTGGAGACGCTGTCGCCGACGGAGCGCGCCGTCTTCGTGCTGCGCGAGGTCTTCGACGTCGGCTACGCGGAGATCGCGGCGGCCGTCGACAGGAGTCCCGCGGCCGTCCGTCAGATCGCGCACCGCGCCCGCCGGCACGTCGATGCCCGCCGTCCGCGCGAGGTGGTCCCCCCGGGTCAGACCCGGGCGGCTCTGGAGTCGTTCCGGCACGCCCTGGAAACCGGGGACCTCCAGGGTCTGCTCGACGTACTGGCCCCCGAGGCCGTCTTCGTGGGCGACGGCGGCGGCGTCAAGCAGGCCGCGGCCCGCCCGATCGTCAGCGCCGACAAGGTGGCCCGCTTCATCATCGGCGGCACCGCCAAGAACGGTGCCGCCCTCTCCAGCGTCCTCACCACGGTCAACGGCAACCCCGCCCTGGCCCTGCACCTGGACGGCGAGTTCGACGGCATCATGGCGATCCGCCTGGAGGACGCCCGCATCACCGGCATCTACTACGTCCGCAACCCGCAGAAGCTGACCCGCGTCGCTTCGGAGACCCCGCTGTCCCTGCGGTGA
- a CDS encoding NAD(P)/FAD-dependent oxidoreductase yields the protein MAQHTEVVVIGGGYAGVMAANRLTQRDGVAVTLINPRATFVERIRLHQLAAGTDDAVVEYREVLAEGVRLVVDTVTRIDAGGRAVELTDGAPVGYDYLVYAVGSGSADPSVPGAAEFAYPITTLEEAQRLRPVLDDAAPATAVTVVGAGPTGIETAAELAERGRRVTLVCGGVLGPYLHGRGRRSVAGRLAKLGVTVLDGPGTRVTAVTREVVELADGRAVPSGVTIWTAGFGVPDLAVRSGLSTDALGRLLTDETLTSVDDVRILAAGDSAAPSGLPLRMSCQAAMPLGARAADTVLSRIDGERPSTLNQVFAGQCISLGRGAGIFQFAHKNDVALWFHIAGRPGAKVKELVCRGTVKHLADEAGKPGSYGLHRISGGDQRGRRLRAELGETATTADRPV from the coding sequence ATGGCACAGCACACCGAAGTGGTCGTGATCGGCGGCGGATACGCAGGCGTCATGGCGGCGAACCGCCTGACGCAGCGGGACGGCGTGGCGGTGACCCTGATCAACCCGCGCGCGACGTTCGTCGAGCGGATCCGCCTGCACCAGCTGGCGGCCGGGACCGACGACGCGGTCGTCGAGTACCGCGAGGTCCTGGCCGAGGGCGTTCGGCTGGTCGTGGACACGGTGACCCGGATCGACGCGGGCGGGCGCGCCGTGGAGCTGACCGACGGAGCCCCGGTCGGCTACGACTACCTGGTCTACGCGGTGGGCAGCGGCAGCGCCGACCCGAGCGTGCCCGGAGCCGCCGAGTTCGCGTACCCGATCACCACCCTGGAGGAGGCGCAGCGGCTGCGGCCGGTCCTCGACGACGCCGCCCCCGCGACGGCGGTGACGGTGGTCGGGGCGGGTCCGACCGGCATCGAGACCGCCGCCGAACTCGCGGAACGGGGCCGCCGCGTGACCCTGGTCTGCGGTGGAGTGCTCGGCCCCTACCTGCACGGCCGGGGCCGCCGCTCGGTCGCCGGGCGGCTGGCCAAGCTCGGGGTGACCGTGCTCGACGGCCCCGGGACGAGGGTGACGGCGGTGACCCGCGAAGTGGTGGAGCTCGCCGACGGCCGCGCGGTGCCGAGCGGGGTGACCATCTGGACCGCCGGCTTCGGCGTGCCGGACCTGGCCGTGCGCAGCGGGCTGAGCACGGACGCCCTGGGCCGCCTGCTCACGGACGAGACGCTGACGAGCGTGGACGACGTACGCATCCTCGCCGCCGGGGACTCGGCGGCGCCGTCGGGCCTGCCGCTGCGGATGAGCTGCCAGGCCGCGATGCCGCTGGGCGCGCGGGCGGCCGACACGGTGCTGAGCCGGATCGACGGAGAGCGGCCCTCGACCCTCAACCAGGTGTTCGCCGGACAGTGCATCAGCCTGGGCCGGGGCGCCGGCATCTTCCAGTTCGCCCACAAGAACGACGTGGCGCTGTGGTTCCACATCGCCGGTCGCCCCGGCGCGAAGGTCAAGGAGCTCGTGTGCAGGGGCACCGTCAAGCACCTGGCCGACGAGGCGGGCAAGCCCGGTTCGTACGGCTTGCACCGCATCTCGGGAGGGGACCAGCGCGGGCGGCGGCTGCGGGCCGAGCTGGGTGAGACGGCGACCACCGCCGATCGGCCAGTCTGA
- a CDS encoding sigma-70 family RNA polymerase sigma factor, with the protein MSEKEVLAQRFEEHRSHLRAVAYRMLGSLSEAEDAVQEAWFKLNRSDVAAVENLGGWLTTVVGRVCLDMLRSRGTRREDPLHDQDGQVRLPDPIVSRADGLDPEQEILLADSVGIALMVVLDTLAPAERLAFVLHDLFAVPFDEIAPVLGRSAATTRQLASRARRRVQGAAPAPDPDRTRLRAIVDAFLVASRGGDFDALVAVLDPDVVARSDGGALRPSLLRRGAAEVASQAITFARFAEDARAALVNGVPGVVAMAEGRPLSVMAFTIRDGRITALDILTDPERLARIDLSVLDG; encoded by the coding sequence GTGAGCGAGAAGGAAGTTCTGGCGCAGCGCTTCGAGGAGCACCGCTCCCACCTGCGGGCGGTGGCCTACCGGATGCTGGGCTCGCTCAGCGAGGCGGAGGACGCGGTGCAGGAGGCCTGGTTCAAGTTGAACCGCTCCGACGTGGCCGCGGTGGAGAACCTGGGCGGCTGGCTGACCACCGTGGTCGGCCGGGTGTGCCTGGACATGCTGCGCTCGCGCGGCACGCGGCGCGAGGATCCGCTGCACGACCAGGACGGGCAGGTCCGCCTTCCCGACCCGATCGTCAGCCGCGCGGACGGGCTCGACCCCGAGCAGGAGATCCTGCTGGCCGACTCGGTCGGCATCGCCCTGATGGTCGTGCTGGACACCCTCGCCCCCGCCGAGCGCCTGGCCTTCGTCCTGCACGACCTGTTCGCGGTGCCGTTCGACGAGATCGCCCCCGTCCTCGGGCGTTCCGCCGCCACGACCCGGCAGCTCGCCAGCCGGGCCCGCCGCCGCGTCCAGGGCGCGGCGCCCGCCCCGGACCCCGACCGGACCCGGCTGCGTGCGATCGTCGACGCCTTCCTCGTCGCCTCGCGCGGCGGGGACTTCGACGCCCTGGTCGCGGTCCTCGACCCGGATGTGGTGGCCCGTTCCGACGGCGGCGCGCTGCGTCCCTCGCTGCTCCGGCGCGGCGCGGCCGAGGTCGCCTCCCAGGCGATCACCTTCGCCCGGTTCGCCGAGGACGCCCGCGCAGCACTGGTCAACGGGGTCCCGGGGGTCGTCGCGATGGCGGAGGGCCGGCCGCTTTCGGTCATGGCGTTCACCATCCGGGACGGCCGGATCACCGCGCTCGACATCCTCACCGACCCCGAGCGCCTGGCGCGCATAGACCTGAGCGTCCTCGACGGCTGA
- a CDS encoding DsbA family protein, with protein MQVRSRRGFLVTAAAITASATVAACRSRNDARSDDPLDVSASANLPAARESLAADGTTIVLGDPGAPLAVRLYEDMSCPACAEFETEGTAPYLKRAARNGALQLQFTLGSFLGPGSKFAANALRAALDQNKFADYHDLLYRQQRAVRKSGGFTRDRLLAMAVMVPGLRGPEFDAAVLETKHRDFVEAADEVLAKSPVLGTPAMAIDGAFVPSDGHDLFSDRNRLYRRLEKAARAKR; from the coding sequence ATGCAGGTCAGATCCAGACGCGGCTTCCTGGTCACGGCGGCGGCCATCACCGCCTCGGCGACCGTCGCTGCCTGCCGCAGCAGGAACGACGCGAGGAGCGACGACCCGCTCGACGTCTCGGCGAGCGCGAATCTGCCCGCGGCCCGGGAATCGCTGGCCGCCGACGGCACCACCATCGTGCTCGGCGACCCCGGCGCTCCTCTCGCCGTCCGGCTGTACGAGGACATGAGCTGCCCGGCCTGCGCCGAGTTCGAGACGGAGGGCACCGCCCCGTACCTGAAGCGCGCGGCCCGCAACGGCGCGCTACAGCTGCAGTTCACGCTGGGGTCCTTCCTCGGCCCGGGATCGAAGTTCGCGGCGAACGCCCTGCGCGCCGCCCTGGATCAGAACAAGTTCGCCGACTACCACGACCTGCTGTACCGCCAGCAGAGGGCTGTGCGGAAGTCCGGGGGCTTCACGCGGGACCGACTGCTGGCCATGGCCGTCATGGTTCCGGGCCTGCGCGGCCCGGAGTTCGACGCGGCCGTGCTGGAGACGAAGCACCGGGACTTCGTCGAAGCCGCCGACGAGGTGCTCGCCAAGTCACCCGTCCTGGGAACCCCCGCCATGGCGATCGACGGAGCCTTCGTACCGTCGGACGGCCACGATCTCTTCAGCGATCGCAATCGACTCTACCGGCGCCTCGAGAAGGCGGCCCGGGCCAAGCGGTAA
- a CDS encoding polysaccharide deacetylase family protein yields the protein MDVGRRSALAGLLCAGCAGVTGFVPPAPAAAAPGRTARAAAGPRPPAALLGEEIRRLPTSRKALALTFNAAWDVDGIDTVLAELRRRKLPATFFPTGEFAETHPAAVRSIADAGHGLGNHSYSHPSFDDLSTAERADEVREADAAIRAASGTEPLPFFRFPYSSTTPESIADVNDLGYAAIEFSTDTNGYLGPQGGMSADKAVERAVDAFAPGAIIQMHVGSNGSGVVLDAEALPLIVDAALAEGYEVIDLRRFLEAGAALR from the coding sequence ATGGATGTGGGACGACGCTCCGCGCTGGCGGGCCTGCTGTGCGCGGGGTGCGCGGGGGTCACCGGGTTCGTGCCCCCCGCGCCTGCCGCGGCCGCGCCGGGGCGCACCGCCCGGGCCGCCGCCGGTCCCCGCCCGCCGGCCGCGCTGCTGGGCGAGGAGATCCGCCGGCTGCCCACCTCCCGCAAGGCACTGGCCCTCACCTTCAACGCCGCCTGGGACGTCGACGGGATCGACACGGTGCTGGCCGAACTGCGCCGGCGAAAGCTGCCCGCCACCTTCTTCCCGACCGGGGAGTTCGCCGAGACCCACCCCGCGGCGGTGCGCTCCATCGCCGACGCCGGACACGGCCTCGGAAACCACTCGTACAGCCACCCCTCCTTCGACGACCTCAGCACCGCCGAGCGGGCGGACGAGGTGCGCGAGGCCGACGCGGCCATCCGGGCGGCGTCCGGGACCGAGCCCCTGCCGTTCTTCCGGTTCCCCTACAGCTCCACCACCCCGGAGTCCATCGCCGACGTCAACGACCTGGGCTACGCGGCGATCGAGTTCAGCACCGACACGAACGGCTACCTCGGCCCGCAGGGCGGCATGAGTGCGGACAAGGCCGTCGAACGGGCCGTCGACGCCTTCGCTCCCGGAGCGATCATCCAGATGCACGTCGGCAGCAACGGCTCCGGCGTCGTCCTCGACGCCGAGGCCCTTCCGCTGATCGTCGACGCCGCCCTGGCCGAGGGCTACGAGGTCATCGACCTGCGCCGGTTCCTCGAAGCCGGGGCCGCGCTCCGGTGA
- a CDS encoding FABP family protein: MFESVQENPYPDSHVLGEGPEPHPLLRPVLPLLGRWHGRGQGEYPTLETDFRYEQEITFSHDGRPFLRYEARAWLIDGSGSPVRPASREAGWWRVTPDAALEVVLAHPTGVVETYVGRVSGTEIEIETKDVALTPLAKEVTGTRRHYTVEDDGMTVVHDMAAVGQPLQHHLTTHLRRRPS, encoded by the coding sequence ATGTTCGAGTCGGTGCAGGAGAATCCCTACCCTGACAGCCACGTCCTCGGCGAGGGTCCCGAGCCGCACCCGCTGCTGCGGCCCGTACTACCCCTGCTGGGACGCTGGCACGGCCGGGGGCAGGGCGAGTACCCGACCCTCGAGACGGATTTCCGCTACGAGCAGGAGATCACCTTCAGCCACGACGGCCGCCCCTTCCTGCGCTACGAGGCACGCGCGTGGCTGATCGACGGGTCCGGGTCGCCGGTGCGGCCCGCGAGCCGTGAGGCCGGGTGGTGGCGGGTGACTCCCGACGCCGCTCTGGAGGTCGTGCTCGCCCACCCGACGGGCGTCGTGGAGACGTACGTCGGGCGGGTGTCCGGTACGGAGATCGAGATCGAGACCAAGGACGTGGCGCTGACCCCGCTGGCCAAGGAGGTCACCGGCACACGGCGGCACTACACCGTCGAGGACGACGGGATGACGGTCGTCCACGACATGGCCGCCGTGGGACAACCCCTACAGCACCACCTCACGACGCACCTGCGGCGGCGCCCGTCGTAG
- a CDS encoding lysine transporter LysE: MRVRRAVKSVGEFLIEAVGETLGEAILTLLACALLACLVLIAHLSWSFSPRLTIAGAGLLSLFLAHGAWQTFRTPTEGRRRGLAALTTAGFTLAAGTAVFLLFYGTGCNCS, encoded by the coding sequence ATGAGGGTCCGCAGAGCAGTGAAGAGCGTCGGCGAGTTCCTGATCGAGGCGGTGGGAGAAACCCTCGGCGAGGCGATCCTCACCCTGCTCGCCTGCGCCCTGCTCGCCTGCCTCGTTCTGATCGCCCATCTGAGCTGGTCCTTCAGCCCGCGCTTGACCATCGCAGGGGCCGGACTGCTCAGCCTCTTCCTCGCCCACGGCGCCTGGCAGACCTTCCGCACCCCCACGGAGGGTCGTCGTCGGGGCCTCGCCGCCCTGACCACGGCCGGCTTCACCCTGGCCGCAGGGACGGCCGTCTTCCTGCTGTTCTACGGCACGGGCTGCAACTGCTCCTGA
- a CDS encoding LysR family transcriptional regulator yields MELRDIEIFLVLAEELHFGRTAQRLHISQARVSQAIKKQERRIGAELFARTSRTVRLTEVGRQFRDDLQPVYAGLHESLERAQLAARGITAQLRVSLMPFNVADLYPYWKAFRARYPHWGLQVRQATFTDVFGQLRNGAMDVVVVWLPVEEPDFTVGPTLCTDSRILAVARDHRLAERDSVPLELLADFPHGTAHGLPDYWEDSYLPFHTPRGRRIERIMSAASDNADELISHVGMGEIIHAFPGHVTRHWGMSNIRWLPLPDMATMQFALVWRTEAENDLIRALADTVRDLGVFRF; encoded by the coding sequence GTGGAGCTGCGGGACATCGAGATCTTCCTGGTGCTGGCCGAGGAGTTGCATTTCGGCCGGACGGCACAGCGGTTGCACATCTCCCAGGCTCGCGTCAGCCAGGCCATCAAGAAGCAGGAACGGCGCATCGGCGCCGAGCTGTTCGCCCGTACCAGCCGCACGGTGCGCCTGACGGAGGTCGGCCGCCAGTTCCGCGACGATCTGCAACCGGTCTACGCAGGCCTGCACGAATCCCTGGAACGCGCCCAACTGGCGGCCCGTGGCATCACCGCACAGCTCCGCGTCAGCCTGATGCCCTTCAACGTCGCCGATCTGTACCCCTATTGGAAGGCGTTCCGCGCGCGGTACCCGCACTGGGGTCTCCAGGTCCGCCAGGCGACCTTCACCGATGTGTTCGGTCAGCTCCGCAACGGTGCCATGGACGTCGTGGTCGTCTGGCTGCCGGTGGAAGAGCCGGACTTCACCGTCGGCCCGACCCTGTGCACCGACTCGCGGATCCTCGCCGTGGCCCGCGACCACCGGCTCGCGGAACGGGACTCGGTACCGCTGGAGCTGCTCGCCGACTTCCCGCACGGCACTGCACACGGCCTGCCGGACTACTGGGAGGACAGCTACCTGCCCTTCCACACCCCACGAGGCCGCAGGATCGAACGCATCATGTCCGCGGCCTCGGACAACGCCGATGAGCTGATCAGCCACGTCGGCATGGGCGAGATCATCCACGCCTTCCCCGGCCATGTCACCCGGCACTGGGGCATGTCGAACATCCGTTGGCTTCCCCTCCCCGACATGGCGACCATGCAATTCGCCCTGGTCTGGCGCACCGAGGCCGAGAACGACCTCATCCGCGCCCTGGCCGACACCGTGCGGGACCTCGGCGTGTTCCGCTTCTGA
- a CDS encoding hemerythrin domain-containing protein, translated as MSDAIDLTAMYAMHDALRRELAHLDRLTTAADHDPRQVLATAAGWTLFKKALHAHHAAEDDALWPSLRRNLAGRPRDLALLEVMEAEHAAIGTVIRAIDGALADPGAGSLRLGQLADALARGLAGHLEHEEEAVLPLVQGVLTAEQWGHFGRVQAQYVDQDAPLLLPWLLDGADERTAERLLARLPAPAYAACTARWIPAYAALDRWTPGITA; from the coding sequence ATGAGCGACGCCATCGACCTGACCGCGATGTACGCGATGCATGATGCCCTGCGCCGGGAACTGGCCCATCTGGACCGGCTCACCACCGCTGCGGACCATGATCCGCGGCAGGTGCTGGCCACCGCTGCCGGATGGACGCTGTTCAAGAAGGCCCTCCACGCCCACCACGCGGCCGAGGACGACGCGCTGTGGCCGTCGCTGCGGCGGAACCTGGCCGGCCGGCCGAGGGACCTGGCGCTGCTGGAGGTGATGGAGGCCGAACACGCCGCCATCGGCACGGTGATCCGGGCCATCGACGGCGCGCTGGCCGACCCCGGTGCCGGCTCGCTGCGGTTGGGGCAGCTCGCCGACGCGCTGGCCCGCGGCCTGGCAGGCCACCTCGAGCACGAGGAGGAGGCGGTGCTCCCGCTGGTCCAGGGGGTGCTGACGGCCGAGCAGTGGGGCCACTTCGGCCGGGTCCAAGCCCAGTACGTCGATCAGGACGCACCGCTGCTGCTGCCGTGGCTGCTGGACGGTGCCGACGAACGGACGGCGGAGCGGCTCCTCGCCCGGCTGCCCGCACCCGCGTACGCCGCCTGCACCGCCCGATGGATCCCGGCGTACGCCGCCCTCGACCGCTGGACTCCGGGAATCACCGCCTGA